The Puntigrus tetrazona isolate hp1 chromosome 23, ASM1883169v1, whole genome shotgun sequence genome has a segment encoding these proteins:
- the rps21 gene encoding 40S ribosomal protein S21 isoform X2: protein MQNDAGEFVDLYVPRKCSASNRIIGAKDHASIQINIAEVDRATGRFNGQFKTYAICGAIRRMGEADDSLLRLAKNDSIVAK from the exons ATGCAGAACGACGCTGGTGAGTTCGTGGACCTCTACGTCCCCCGTAAATG ctCTGCTAGCAACAGAATTATTGGCGCCAAGGATCATGCCTCCATCCAGATCAACATTGCTGAG GTGGACAGGGCTACAGGCAGGTTCAATGGACAGTTCAAGACCTACGCCATCTGCGGCGCCATCCGTAGAATG GGTGAAGCTGATGACTCCCTCTTGAGGCTCGCGAAGAACGACAGCATTGTGGCGAAGTAA
- the rps21 gene encoding 40S ribosomal protein S21 isoform X1, whose translation MQNDAGEFVDLYVPRKCSASNRIIGAKDHASIQINIAEVDRATGRFNGQFKTYAICGAIRRMGEADDSLLRLAKNDSIVAKNA comes from the exons ATGCAGAACGACGCTGGTGAGTTCGTGGACCTCTACGTCCCCCGTAAATG ctCTGCTAGCAACAGAATTATTGGCGCCAAGGATCATGCCTCCATCCAGATCAACATTGCTGAG GTGGACAGGGCTACAGGCAGGTTCAATGGACAGTTCAAGACCTACGCCATCTGCGGCGCCATCCGTAGAATG GGTGAAGCTGATGACTCCCTCTTGAGGCTCGCGAAGAACGACAGCATTGTGGCGAA GAACGCCTAA